The following coding sequences are from one Mesorhizobium onobrychidis window:
- a CDS encoding potassium channel family protein gives MIAVITLGLLAMLACLALQVLASVFAARYFAQASKQPLGPKPLRGIFLQFSILMVVLMIGNIVQVAFWALLYKLLGAFEDFETAMYFSGVTFTSLGYGDIVLDGRMRLLGPLQAANGLMMFGITTALFISAVQQVTAKWIAAQSTRA, from the coding sequence ATGATCGCGGTTATTACACTCGGCCTGCTGGCGATGTTGGCATGCCTCGCACTTCAGGTGCTGGCATCGGTGTTCGCCGCGCGTTACTTCGCCCAGGCCTCGAAGCAACCGCTCGGCCCAAAGCCGTTGCGCGGGATTTTCCTGCAATTCTCGATTCTGATGGTGGTGCTCATGATCGGCAACATCGTCCAGGTTGCGTTTTGGGCCTTGCTCTACAAACTGCTCGGTGCATTTGAGGACTTTGAAACGGCGATGTATTTTTCGGGCGTGACCTTCACCTCGCTCGGTTATGGTGACATCGTGCTAGATGGTCGGATGCGGCTGCTTGGGCCGCTTCAGGCTGCCAATGGTCTGATGATGTTCGGGATCACCACGGCCCTCTTCATCTCCGCTGTCCAGCAGGTCACCGCCAAATGGATCGCCGCGCAGTCAACCCGCGCGTAG